A region of the Mycobacterium sp. NBC_00419 genome:
AACGCGAACGAACTGTGCTACTGCTTCGATTCTTCGAATCGCTGACCCAGACCCAGATCGCGGAGCGGGTCGGGATCTCGCAGATGCACGTCTCGCGGTTGCTGGCTAAATCGCTAGCTCGACTCCGCGACGAGTTGCAGTAACCGTCGCGGTTCGCCGTCGAGCAACGTGATCGCCTCGGGCACGGTGGCCGCGACCGGCAGAACGTTGTCGCGGTCGCAGACCCGCAGCAGCCTGGCTACCGCTTCACCCGACACCAGCGCCCACCGGGCCCCGGCGTGCGCACAGCGCACGTTGACCGTGTGCAGGGCTGAAAAGCCAGCCGTACCACAGAAATCCAGCGAGCTCATGTCCAGCACGAGCCGCACGCCTTCGTCGGCGCACTGCTCGACCTGGTTGGCGAACTCGGTCGCGTTGGACGCATCGAGCTCGCCGGTGACGGTGATGATGCCGACCGTCTCGTCGGGCCATTGGGTGGTGAAACGTGCGGTGTGGCAATCGACGATGTGTTGCGCAGCCGAACGTCGGGATCGATCTGTTCCTGTAACAGACATGGTGACTCCATCAGTCGAAGGATTCGTACTGTGGATCACGTCAAGGTGGCGAAGCCCGAAGTGCAGGGAGTTGATGCCTACCCCGCACGTCAATGACGTTGTTTCCGGGCGGCTGTTAACTCAACCTGTGGCCAACACTACTCTGCGGGGGCGTCAAAGGACAGTTGGTCAGAAAACTCTCATCGTTTTCATGTTCGGTTATTGACCTTCGGGCAAGCGCTACGGCAGCGGGGTCAGGGGGCCGCCCATGATGTTGCCGACGATGCCGCGAATGATGTTGCTGCCGTCCTCGTTTCGCAGCTCGTTATACCACTGGGCGGTCTTGTCGGGGTCCTTGGCATGGGTCAGGTCGCAGCGCTTGCGGGCCCGCAGCACCAGGTCGCCCGCCCGACCGCTGCGGGCCTGCTGGTAGGCGGCCAGGGCGGCGGACGCATCATCGGGGTGATCGCGCAGCGCCCACTGCAGCGCGATCGCGTCCTCCATCGCCGAGCAGCCACCCTGCCCGATATCGGGGGTGGTGTTGTGGGCGGCGTCGCCGAGCACGGCCACCCGTCCCTTGACCCAGGTGTGGAAGGGATCGAGGTCGAGGATCTCGACCCGGTTGGTGGTCATCGGGTCGAGGCGCTCGATCAGTGCCTGGACACCCGGGGCCCAGCCGGCGAACTGCCGGCGCAGCACGTCTCGGGCCGTGGCGCGGTCGTACTCCAGCCCCGCCGGCTCGAGTGAATCGAAGAAGAAGTAGAACCGATTGTCGGCCACCGGCATCACCGAAACACGTTTTCCCGCACCGACATAGGTGGTCCATCTGTTGGCGGGACCGATCCGCTCGTCGACCTCGACCAGGCCGTTGTAGTTGACGTAGCCGGCGTACCGGCGGGTCACCGGGTAGCCGAGTACATACTCGCGGGTGATCGAGCCGGCACCGTCGGCGCCGATGATGACATCGGCGGTCACCGTCGTCCCGTCGTCGAACGTGGCCGTCGCGTGGTCCCCGCCGTCGTGCACCTCGAGCATCTTCATGCCGAAGTGGATTGCATCGAGGCCGTAGGCCTGCATCAGCATCAGTTGGAGTTCGGCGCGTGCGATCGGGTAGGGGCGCTGGCCGACCTCGTCGATGAGGGGCGCCATCCCGAACAGGCACAGGGTTTCCCCGGAGAAGGCGTCGAGGTAGCTCATCTCCTCGACGATGCCGCCGAGTTGGGCCGTCTGGTGTTCCAGGCCCAGATAGTTCAGGCATTTCACCCCGTTGGACCACACCGAGATCGCCGCACCCACCGGCTTGTTCTCGGTGACCCGCTCGTAGACCTCGGTGTCGATCCCGATCTGGCGCAGCGCGATGGCGGCGCTCATACCGCCCATCCCCGCGCCGATGATCACGACCTTCACGCTCAGCTCCCTCGGTAGGTGGAGTACGAGTACGGCGCCAGCAGCAGCGGCACGTGGTATTTGCCTGCCGCGTCGGTGATCTCGAAGGTGATGACGACCTCCGGGTAGAACGTGGTCACACCCTGGCGGGCGAAGTAGGCGCCGGTGTCGAAATGGAGCCGGTGCGCACCGGTCGGCACGTCACCGCCGAGCCCCGAGATCCGGCCGTCGGCATCGGTGAGCTCGGTCAGCATGCTGCTGCCGCCACCGGTGAGAGTGACGGTGACCCCGGCGGCGGGCCTGCCGGTGGTGGAGTCCAGGACATGGGTGCTCAGGTGTGCCATGTGCTCAAGCCTGCCCCATGAGCGGCTCGCTCAGCAGCCGTTGCAGCCGAAGGCGGTTGATCTTGGCCAGTTCGTAGCGCATCACCCGCCGCTCGGTGTCGGGGTCGTTGCCCAGCCGCTCGGTCAGGATGGCCAGCAATTCCTCGGCGGAGCGCCCGCTGGCACACACCAGGTAGACGTAGCCGAAGGTGTCTTCGTACTGCCTGTTGCGCTCCGCCAGTTCGGCTTTCACGGCTGTATCGGCACCGGTCACGCCGGCCTGCTCGCGCTGCGACGACGGGTTGTCGGCCCGCTCGCCGATGCGGGGGTGGCCGTCGAGGGCGGCGTCGAGTTCGGCGTCGGGAAGTTCGGCCAGGACCCGGTCGGCGCGGTCCAGCAGCGCCTCGACGTCGGCGAACGGCCCGCCGGCGAGCACCCGCCGGGCCCAGATCGGCGACGAGCACACCTCGAACAGCGCATGCATCCGCTGGCGGTCGGACAGCCGGTTGAAACCGTCGAGACCGAGGGCTCTCACGTCAGCTCGTCGAGCCGGGTGAACCGTGCCGCCGCGATCGGGTTGGCATCGGCCACCAATTCGCTGAACCGGTAGTTCGCGATCTTGGCGATCTCGATGAGCGCGAACGCCTTCTCCGCGCTGGCCGAGTTGTCCATCCGCGACCAGCCGTTGCGCAACACGTTCTCGAACGGCTTGGTCTCGCGGGCACAGATCACCAGCGGGAAGCCAAAGTGCTCGCGGTAGGCGCCGGCTAACTCCACCAGGTCATTGTGGTCCTGTTCGCCGAGGCTGCTCAGCGCGACGTGGTCGACGGCCAGCACATGGCCGTTCTCGTCTTCGGCGCCCAGGTCGGGGAAGGCGTTGATGAGCTCGAGTTGCTGTTCGGTGGAGCCGGTCAGCAGCGCGTCCTGGAACGCCTCCCGGAGTTCCCGGGTGTCGGCGAACGGGCGCTGCTGGAACGCACGGCCCACCGCCCACGGCACGTCCTGCACCACATGGCCGAACACCTCGGTGAACCGCTGCTCGGTCATGGCGTTGACCTCGTCGAGGGTGATGGTGCCGCCGCCGGCCACCCGCGGCCCGCGGCTGCCGGTGTGGAAGAACACGATGTTGAGCAGGATCGCGGCGATCGCGCCGGCGCTGATGCCGCTGCCGAACAACAGGTCCGCGCCCTTGGGCATGGCCTTGGCGACGTCGGGGTAGCTGGTGACCCACAAGGCCAGGGCCAGGCTGGTGGTCACGATGATCAGGTTGCGATGGTCGGTGAAGTCGACCTTGCCGAGGGTCTGGATGCCGACGACGGCCACGGTGGCGAACAGCGTCAGCGCCGCCCCGCCCAGGACCGGCTGGGGGATCGACGACACGACGGCGGCCACCTTGGGCAGGAAGCCGAGCAGGATCATGATGGCGCCGGCCGCGGCCACCACCCAGCGGCTCTTGACCCCGGTCAGCCGGACCAGGCCGACATTCTCGGAGAACGCGGTGTAGGGAAACGAGTTGAAGACACCGCCGATGACGGTGGCCAGACCGTCGGCGCGCAGCACGTTGCCGATGTCGTCGGCCTTGACCCGCTTGCCGACGATCTCACCGGTGGCGATGGTGCTGCCGGTGGACTCCACGGCGGTGATCAACAGCACGATGATCATCGTGATACAGGCGGCGACGTCGAATTTGGGCAGACCAAACAGGAACGGCTGAGTGAAGCCGATCAGATCGGCGCGGCCGACCTTGTCAAAGTTCATGTCTCCCAAAGCAAATGCCACCACACAGCCGATCACCAGACCCAACAGCACCGCGATGGTGGCCAGGAAGCCGCGGAAGATCCGCTGGATCGCCACGATCACCGCGATCGTGCCGACCGCGTAGAGCAGCCAGCGGATGTTGGAGGCGTCGATCTCCCCGGTGTGCGGGTTGGTGACGGCGTCGTGTGCACCGACAGGCACCAGGCACAACCCGATGATGGTGATCAGGGTGCCGGTCACCACCGGCGGGAAGAAGCGCAGCAGCTTGATGAAGATCGGTGCGATCAGGAACGTGAAGACACCGGCGACGATCACCGCGCCGTAGACGTAGAGCAGGCTGGACGCACCGCCGCCGTGGGCCAGTCCGATCGCGATGATCGGCGAGACCCCGGCGAAGGTGACTCCCTGCAGCAGCGGCAGCCGCACCCCGACCCGCCAGAACCCGACCGATTGGATGATCGAGGCGATGCCGCAGGTGAATAGGTCGGCGGTGATCAGCTTGACGAGTTCGTCGGCGGGCAGCTTGATCGCGCTGGCGATCAGGATGGGCACCAGGACGGCACCGGCGTAGAACGCCACCACATGCTGGAAGCCGTAGGTGGCCAGCTTCGGCAGAGGCAGGACCTCGTCGACCGGGTGGACCCTCTTGGTGAGCCTCGTCGGGGCGGACATGGGACAAGAATCCCGCCAGTTCACACTATTCGCATGTCGAAGCGCGACGACTCCGGCGGCGAGGCCGCCGGCATACTGCTGGCGGCCGGTGCCGGAGTCCGCTATGGCATGCCCAAAGTGCTTGCTGCACAGGGGCAGTGGCTGGCGTCCGCGGTGGCGGCACTGTCGGCGGGCGGCTGCGGCGACGTGATCGTGGTGCTGGGTGCCGCGGTCGTGGAGGTGCCAGCGCCGGCCCGCGCGGTGCTCGCCGAGCACTGGCAGCGTGGGATGGGGGCCTCACTGCGGGCCGGTCTGGACGCGGCCGGGAATGCCGGTTACGCGGTGGTGCTCACCGTCGACACCCCCGACATCGGCGCCGACGTGATCACGCGGGTGCTGGCGGCAGCGCGTGGATCGGCAGCCGGAATCGCCAGGGCCGTCTACGAGGGCAGGCCCGGCCACCCGGTGGTGATCTCGCGACGGCACTGGCCGGCCCTACTGGCGACCCTGGGCGGCGACGAGGGGGCACGGCGGTTCCTGTCCGCACGCACCGACGTGGTGGCCGTCGACTGTGCGGATCTGGCCACCGGCGCCGATATCGACGAGCCCTAGATGCCGAAGGCGGCCGCGAATCTGCGTACCGCGTCGGCGGCCACCGCGGCGGCGTTGTCGTGGCCGGGGCGCGCCCTGGTGCTCACCGCACCGTTGCGCGGATCGAGTCTGACCTCGGCGAGCAGTTCACCGGTCGATGGTTCACAGACCGCCCAGGAGTATCCGGTGTCGGATGCCCACGCGGCCAGACTCGCCTCGACGTAGTCGGGTCCGGTCTCGCCGAGCTGGGCCAGGGCATACCGGTCGTCGATGCGTTCGTCGGCGCGCAGCGCTCGCAAATACCATGCGCCGGAATTGATTTCGACGGGCTCCACCTCAGCGGCGAGATCCGTAGAGCAGCGCGCCGACCACCGGCATCGCCAGCCAGGCCAGCCAGCCGTGCGGGACCAGCATCGTGAACGCCAACGCGACCAACGGGATCAGTGCCATCACGATGGCCCGCCAGTCTCGGCTGTGCTCGGGGCTCGGCGCGATCGCCGGTTTGGCGGGCAGGTCAGCGAAGACCGGCTCGAGGTCGGCCCGGGTGAGCGCGGCGCTCACCGTCGCGCAGCGTTCGGAGAACTCGTCCGGCGTCAGGCGCCCCTCGGAGAACTGTCTGCTCAGCAGTTGCATGGCGTCTTCACGTTCGGCCGTGCCGATCCGCACCTGTTCTGATTCCTCGCCCACGGGGTACATCATGCTCTATGAGAATCGCCATTTTCGGTGCCAGCGGGCAGATCGGCCGCGGAGTATGCGAG
Encoded here:
- the uraD gene encoding 2-oxo-4-hydroxy-4-carboxy-5-ureidoimidazoline decarboxylase, yielding MRALGLDGFNRLSDRQRMHALFEVCSSPIWARRVLAGGPFADVEALLDRADRVLAELPDAELDAALDGHPRIGERADNPSSQREQAGVTGADTAVKAELAERNRQYEDTFGYVYLVCASGRSAEELLAILTERLGNDPDTERRVMRYELAKINRLRLQRLLSEPLMGQA
- a CDS encoding DUF1707 SHOCT-like domain-containing protein — translated: MGEESEQVRIGTAEREDAMQLLSRQFSEGRLTPDEFSERCATVSAALTRADLEPVFADLPAKPAIAPSPEHSRDWRAIVMALIPLVALAFTMLVPHGWLAWLAMPVVGALLYGSRR
- a CDS encoding STAS domain-containing protein, translating into MSVTGTDRSRRSAAQHIVDCHTARFTTQWPDETVGIITVTGELDASNATEFANQVEQCADEGVRLVLDMSSLDFCGTAGFSALHTVNVRCAHAGARWALVSGEAVARLLRVCDRDNVLPVAATVPEAITLLDGEPRRLLQLVAESS
- a CDS encoding solute carrier family 23 protein — translated: MSAPTRLTKRVHPVDEVLPLPKLATYGFQHVVAFYAGAVLVPILIASAIKLPADELVKLITADLFTCGIASIIQSVGFWRVGVRLPLLQGVTFAGVSPIIAIGLAHGGGASSLLYVYGAVIVAGVFTFLIAPIFIKLLRFFPPVVTGTLITIIGLCLVPVGAHDAVTNPHTGEIDASNIRWLLYAVGTIAVIVAIQRIFRGFLATIAVLLGLVIGCVVAFALGDMNFDKVGRADLIGFTQPFLFGLPKFDVAACITMIIVLLITAVESTGSTIATGEIVGKRVKADDIGNVLRADGLATVIGGVFNSFPYTAFSENVGLVRLTGVKSRWVVAAAGAIMILLGFLPKVAAVVSSIPQPVLGGAALTLFATVAVVGIQTLGKVDFTDHRNLIIVTTSLALALWVTSYPDVAKAMPKGADLLFGSGISAGAIAAILLNIVFFHTGSRGPRVAGGGTITLDEVNAMTEQRFTEVFGHVVQDVPWAVGRAFQQRPFADTRELREAFQDALLTGSTEQQLELINAFPDLGAEDENGHVLAVDHVALSSLGEQDHNDLVELAGAYREHFGFPLVICARETKPFENVLRNGWSRMDNSASAEKAFALIEIAKIANYRFSELVADANPIAAARFTRLDELT
- the hpxO gene encoding FAD-dependent urate hydroxylase HpxO, yielding MKVVIIGAGMGGMSAAIALRQIGIDTEVYERVTENKPVGAAISVWSNGVKCLNYLGLEHQTAQLGGIVEEMSYLDAFSGETLCLFGMAPLIDEVGQRPYPIARAELQLMLMQAYGLDAIHFGMKMLEVHDGGDHATATFDDGTTVTADVIIGADGAGSITREYVLGYPVTRRYAGYVNYNGLVEVDERIGPANRWTTYVGAGKRVSVMPVADNRFYFFFDSLEPAGLEYDRATARDVLRRQFAGWAPGVQALIERLDPMTTNRVEILDLDPFHTWVKGRVAVLGDAAHNTTPDIGQGGCSAMEDAIALQWALRDHPDDASAALAAYQQARSGRAGDLVLRARKRCDLTHAKDPDKTAQWYNELRNEDGSNIIRGIVGNIMGGPLTPLP
- the uraH gene encoding hydroxyisourate hydrolase → MAHLSTHVLDSTTGRPAAGVTVTLTGGGSSMLTELTDADGRISGLGGDVPTGAHRLHFDTGAYFARQGVTTFYPEVVITFEITDAAGKYHVPLLLAPYSYSTYRGS
- a CDS encoding nucleotidyltransferase family protein; the protein is MSKRDDSGGEAAGILLAAGAGVRYGMPKVLAAQGQWLASAVAALSAGGCGDVIVVLGAAVVEVPAPARAVLAEHWQRGMGASLRAGLDAAGNAGYAVVLTVDTPDIGADVITRVLAAARGSAAGIARAVYEGRPGHPVVISRRHWPALLATLGGDEGARRFLSARTDVVAVDCADLATGADIDEP